One window of candidate division Zixibacteria bacterium HGW-Zixibacteria-1 genomic DNA carries:
- a CDS encoding membrane dipeptidase — MTRNIDPDRIHETSLVADLHCDTVLQMKRGYDFSRRHESYHVDIPRLKAGGINLQAFACCASIFTPEGQRFGKADSMVKCLISEMAKHPGDIAVCRDASDAEEIIASGRIAALLAIENGMAIENSLENLEYFHHQGVRYMTLTHCQSLDWCRSCSDSENEPAGLSEFGREVVRTMNRLGMIIDVSHISKASFFDVLETSSQPVIASHSNVYSISPHNRNLNDDQIRALAQNGGMMGINFWGDILSKKYAEAASAVYKNYLKELKDIDEHYSEDMNEEEYQRRFAFLGRFIAEVSAAAGDNMPSSATVVDHIDYIVRLVGPDHVGLGSGFDGIFIPPSDLRDCSQMPNITREMNRRGYGENDIRKILGGNFMRVFRQVCS, encoded by the coding sequence ATGACAAGGAATATCGATCCCGACAGGATTCACGAAACCTCATTAGTGGCCGATCTCCATTGCGATACAGTTTTGCAGATGAAGCGGGGTTATGATTTCTCCAGACGGCATGAGTCATATCATGTCGATATTCCACGCCTGAAAGCGGGCGGTATAAATCTCCAGGCCTTTGCCTGCTGTGCAAGTATATTCACGCCTGAAGGACAACGGTTTGGCAAAGCCGACAGTATGGTCAAGTGCCTTATAAGTGAAATGGCCAAACACCCCGGTGACATTGCTGTTTGTCGCGATGCCTCCGATGCCGAGGAGATAATTGCATCAGGCAGGATCGCCGCCCTGTTGGCCATCGAAAACGGCATGGCTATCGAAAACAGCCTGGAAAATCTTGAATATTTCCATCATCAGGGAGTCAGGTACATGACTCTGACTCACTGCCAATCGCTGGATTGGTGCCGGTCATGTTCCGACAGCGAGAACGAACCGGCCGGGCTGTCCGAATTCGGACGTGAGGTGGTGCGGACGATGAATCGATTGGGGATGATTATTGATGTGTCGCATATCTCGAAGGCTTCATTTTTCGATGTGCTGGAGACCTCATCCCAGCCGGTAATTGCCTCGCATTCCAATGTTTACTCCATCAGCCCGCATAACCGTAATCTAAATGATGATCAGATCAGGGCACTGGCCCAAAACGGCGGCATGATGGGTATCAATTTCTGGGGTGATATCCTTTCAAAAAAATATGCCGAGGCTGCGTCGGCAGTTTACAAAAACTACCTGAAGGAATTGAAGGATATCGACGAGCATTACTCTGAGGACATGAATGAGGAAGAATATCAGAGGAGATTCGCTTTTCTTGGCCGGTTTATCGCCGAAGTGTCCGCCGCCGCCGGAGATAATATGCCGTCTTCGGCCACGGTCGTCGATCATATCGACTATATTGTCCGGCTCGTCGGGCCGGATCATGTCGGTCTTGGGTCAGGTTTCGACGGGATATTCATTCCGCCGTCCGATCTCCGGGACTGCTCCCAGATGCCGAACATAACCCGCGAGATGAATCGGCGGGGCTATGGCGAAAATGACATCAGGAAGATTCTGGGCGGCAATTTTATGCGGGTTTTTCGGCAGGTTTGCTCATAG
- a CDS encoding large conductance mechanosensitive channel protein MscL, which produces MMKEFKDFAVKGNVVDMAVGIIIGAAFGTIVKSLVSDIIMPPIGLLLGNVDFSNLFIVLKHGAEVVQYATLADAQAGGAVTLNYGMFINTVISFLIVAFAIFFLVKNINRMKRQQEEAPPPSPSTKECPHCFSTIHVKAVRCPNCTSTLGS; this is translated from the coding sequence ATGATGAAGGAATTCAAGGACTTCGCCGTCAAGGGCAATGTTGTCGATATGGCGGTGGGCATTATTATCGGCGCGGCCTTTGGCACCATTGTCAAATCGCTCGTATCCGATATTATTATGCCCCCGATCGGCCTTTTGTTGGGCAATGTCGATTTTTCAAACCTCTTTATCGTGCTTAAACATGGCGCCGAGGTGGTCCAGTATGCGACACTTGCCGATGCCCAAGCCGGCGGCGCCGTAACGCTGAATTATGGGATGTTCATTAACACCGTTATCAGCTTCTTGATTGTGGCTTTTGCAATCTTTTTCCTTGTGAAGAACATCAACCGCATGAAGCGGCAGCAGGAAGAAGCGCCCCCGCCTTCGCCGTCGACCAAGGAATGTCCGCACTGTTTTTCGACAATTCATGTCAAAGCTGTCCGATGCCCCAATTGCACCTCGACTCTCGGCTCATAA
- a CDS encoding RNA-binding protein: MNIYVGNLSFDTTEDQLRQAFESYGEVSSVNIIKDRYTGEPRGFAFVEMSDRDAATEAINGLNGQDMNGRTLSVNEARPRADRGDRGGGGGRGGGGGRGGGGGRGGGGGQGRRSW, from the coding sequence ATGAATATCTATGTTGGAAACCTGTCGTTCGATACGACAGAAGATCAGTTACGTCAGGCGTTTGAGAGCTATGGTGAGGTCTCAAGTGTCAACATTATTAAGGACAGATACACCGGGGAGCCGAGAGGGTTTGCCTTCGTAGAGATGTCCGATCGGGACGCGGCCACTGAAGCCATCAATGGCTTGAATGGGCAGGATATGAATGGTCGCACGCTGAGTGTTAATGAAGCGCGGCCTCGCGCCGACCGTGGCGATCGCGGCGGCGGTGGCGGCCGTGGTGGCGGCGGCGGACGTGGCGGCGGTGGCGGTCGTGGCGGCGGCGGCGGTCAGGGTCGTCGTAGCTGGTAA